The following proteins are co-located in the Sebastes umbrosus isolate fSebUmb1 chromosome 24, fSebUmb1.pri, whole genome shotgun sequence genome:
- the LOC119483578 gene encoding bile pigment transporter 1-like — protein sequence MTSVERAVEYTELESEAHWETQKPLFRLAEPQGKIYIDGVLTSEIGLHDPRQKMSIIPQDPVFFTDSTRKSSSSRRVCPQPSSRRTASRSSTRPRPTRTPGTADTTRLTGRGKMTHTAPELHTM from the exons ATGACGTCAGTGGAGAGAGCGGTGGAGTACACTGAACTGGAGAGCGAAGCACACTGGGAAACCCAGAAGC ctctgTTCCGCCTGGCTGAACCTCAGGGGAAGATCTACATCGACGGGGTTCTGACCTCTGAGATCGGCCTCCACGACCCGCGCCAGAAGATGTCCATCATTCCTCAG GACCCAGTGTTCTTTACAGACTCCACGAGGAAGAGCTCCAGCAGCCGGCGCGTCTGTCCACAGCCGTCCTCAAGAAGAACCGCATCCCGGTCATCGACGAGGCCACGGCCAACGCGGACCCCGGGTACCGCTGACACAACTCGCCTCACCGGCAGGGGAAAAATGACGCATACTGCACCAGAACTGCACACAATgtga